In Saimiri boliviensis isolate mSaiBol1 chromosome 12, mSaiBol1.pri, whole genome shotgun sequence, one genomic interval encodes:
- the HPS6 gene encoding BLOC-2 complex member HPS6, whose amino-acid sequence MKRAGTLRLLSDLSAFSGAARLRELLTGDPAVRVRGSPDGRHLLLLRPPGAPAPQLLVAGRGPGVELELAWPACQLSPLDAFFLSWPARPALVLVWESGLAEVWGAGVGPGWRLLQSIELCPCEGARVVAVAALRGRLVWCEERQAGAEGPLGRPAVAFSHCVCVRTLEPGGEAGTSLGRTHVLLHHCPAFGLLASCRHLFLVPTATTWPGVAHVLLIWSPGKGKVMVADPRRGLSYSKSLNSGRGDTWDFRTLLRGLPGLLSPREPLAVHTWAPTPQGLLLLDFGGTVSLVQSHGGTRAVGTLQEAPVGPRGSAALGTFQGTLACVLGSTLELLDMGSGQLLERKVLSTDRIHLLEPPAPGMEDEEELETRGSLRLLSALGLFCVGWEAPQGVELPSAKDMVFEEACGYYQRRSLRGAQLTPEELRHSSTFRAPQALASILQGHLPPSSLLTMLRTELRDYRGLEQLKAQLVAGDDEEAGWTELAEQEVARLLRTELIGDQLAQLNTVFQALPTAAWGAALRALQLQPDGKGKLSSQAPPDVWKKVLGGITTGKEPPNGILPPFELLCQCLCRLEPRWLPPFVELAQQQGGPGWGAGGPGLPLYRRALAVLGEEGTRPEALELELLLSSGRPKAVLQAVGQLVQKEQWERALDAGLALGPSSPLLRSEIFKLLLAEFAQHRQLDAHLPLLCRLCPPELAPAELLLLLRTYLPDEVGPPAPFSEPGAEPPLTVGLLKALLEQTGAQGWPSGPVLSPYEDILWDPSTPPPAPPRDL is encoded by the coding sequence ATGAAGCGCGCGGGGACTCTGCGGCTGCTCTCGGATCTGAGCGCCTTCAGCGGCGCGGCCCGGCTCCGAGAGCTGCTGACCGGGGACCCAGCGGTCCGAGTCCGCGGCAGCCCGGACGGCCGCCACCTGCTGCTCCTGCGACCCCCGGGGGCACCAGCCCCGCAGCTCCTGGTCGCGGGGCGAGGGCCGGGCGTGGAGCTGGAGCTGGCCTGGCCGGCCTGCCAGCTCTCCCCGCTGGACGCCTTCTTCCTGTCGTGGCCAGCGCGGCCGGCTCTGGTGTTGGTGTGGGAGAGTGGTCTGGCCGAGGTGTGGGGCGCGGGCGTGGGGCCTGGCTGGCGGCTGCTGCAGAGCATCGAGCTGTGTCCGTGCGAGGGAGCTCGCGTGGTTGCCGTGGCCGCGCTCCGAGGCCGTCTGGTGTGGTGCGAGGAGCGCCAGGCAGGGGCCGAGGGCCCGCTAGGGCGGCCCGCAGTCGCTTTCAGCCACTGCGTGTGCGTCCGAACTTTGGAACCCGGCGGGGAAGCTGGCACCAGCCTAGGACGCACACACGTACTGCTGCACCACTGCCCCGCTTTTGGACTGCTGGCCTCCTGCAGACACCTCTTCCTGGTGCCCACTGCCACCACCTGGCCTGGCGTGGCCCACGTTCTACTCATCTGGAGCCCAGGCAAGGGCAAAGTGATGGTGGCTGACCCACGGCGTGGCCTCTCCTACAGTAAGAGTCTGAATTCTGGACGAGGGGACACATGGGACTTCCGGACCCTGCTCCGAGGCCTTCCTGGGTTGCTGTCCCCCAGGGAGCCACTGGCTGTACACACCTGGGCCCCAACTCCCCAGGGCCTGCTGTTGCTTGACTTCGGGGGCACTGTGAGCCTAGTGCAATCCCACGGTGGTACCCGGGCTGTGGGCACCCTGCAGGAGGCGCCTGTAGGTCCGCGGGGGTCTGCAGCCTTAGGCACATTTCAGGGCACTCTGGCCTGTGTGCTGGGCTCCACCTTGGAACTGCTGGACATGGGCAGTGGGCAGCTGCTGGAGAGGAAGGTCCTAAGTACAGACAGGATACATCTGCTGgaacccccagcccctggcatggAGGATGAGGAAGAGCTAGAGACCCGCGGGAGTCTTCGTCTGCTTTCAGCCTTGGGTCTGTTTTGTGTGGGCTGGGAAGCCCCACAGGGTGTTGAGCTGCCTTCAGCCAAGGACATGGTGTTTGAGGAGGCCTGCGGGTACTACCAGCGGCGGAGCCTGCGGGGTGCCCAGCTCACCCCAGAAGAACTGAGACACAGCAGCACATTCCGGGCACCTCAGGCTCTGGCCTCTATCCTCCAGGGCCACCTACCCCCATCTTCACTGCTGACCATGTTGAGGACTGAGCTTCGGGATTATCGAGGCTTAGAGCAGCTGAAGGCCCAGTTGGTGGCCGGGGATGATGAGGAGGCTGGCTGGACTGAGCTGGCAGAGCAGGAAGTGGCACGCTTGCTGAGGACTGAGTTGATAGGCGACCAGCTGGCCCAGCTCAACACCGTTTTTCAAGCCCTGCCTACTGCAGCCTGGGGTGCTGCACTCAGGGCCTTGCAGCTCCAGCCAGATGGGAAAGGCAAGCTGAGCTCCCAAGCACCCCCTGATGTGTGGAAGAAAGTGTTAGGGGGCATAACCACTGGAAAGGAACCCCCCAATGGGATATTGCCCCCCTTTGAACTCCTGTGCCAATGCCTGTGCCGGCTGGAGCCTCGATGGCTGCCACCCTTTGTAGAACTGGCACAGCAGCAGGGTGGGCCGGGCTGGGGGGCAGGGGGCCCGGGACTGCCCCTGTATCGCCGAGCCCTGGCAGTGCTAGGTGAGGAGGGGACCAGGCCTGAGGCACTGGAGCTGGAACTGCTCTTGAGCAGTGGGCGGCCCAAAGCTGTGCTCCAAGCTGTTGGGCAGCTGGTGCAAAAGGAGCAATGGGAGCGGGCTCTGGATGCTGGCCTGGCCCTCGGCCCCTCCAGTCCCCTGCTTCGAAgtgaaatcttcaaactgctgcTAGCTGAGTTTGCCCAGCACCGCCAGCTTGATGCTCACCTCCCCCTGCTTTGCCGCCTGTGCCCACCAGAACTGGCTCCAGCTGAGCTCCTGCTTCTACTGCGGACATACCTCCCAGATGAGGTGGGGCCCCCTGCCCCATTCTCTGAGCCTGGAGCAGAGCCCCCTCTTACTGTGGGCTTGCTCAAAGCCCTGCTGGAGCAGACTGGGGCTCAAGGATGGCCTTCGGGCCCAGTTCTAAGCCCATATGAGGACATCCTGTGGGACCCCAGCACTCCACCCCCCGCTCCACCTCGGGACCTATGA